The nucleotide sequence GACGGCCGTTGCTCTCGCTGAACAGGCGCTCCTCGAAGGTGAGGGCGCCCTCCACCGGCAGGGCATCCAGGTCCAGCTCCAGGCCCAGCCGGCCGGCGATGCACATCTCGGCGGCGGCCACCGCCAGTCCTCCCTCGCTCAGGTCGTGGCAGGCGCGCACCAGGCCGGCGCGCATGGCGCGATGGACGGCGCGGTAGCGCTCCAGGCCTTGTTGGGGCAGGCCGGGAGGCTCGCCGGCGCCGTCGGTGCCGGTGAGCAGGGCATAATGACTGCCGGCCAGCTCGCGCCGCGTCTCCCCCACGATGAAGAGCAGGTTGCCCGGGGATTTGAGCGCCATGGTCACCGCGCCGGCGATATCCGGGATGATGGACATGGCGGAGATGAGCAGGGTGCCCGGGATGGGCGTCGGCCGGCCGTCCGGCCCGATGTATTCGTTGTTGAGGCTGTCCTTGCCGGAGATAAACGGCGCCTGATAGGCCAGGGCGGCGTCGCGGCATCCCTCCGCGGCCCGCACCAGCCGGCCCAGTTCCTCGGGCCGGCCGGGATTGCCCCAACAGAAATTGTCCAGCAGGGCGATGGTATCGGGATCCGCCCCGACGGCCACGGCGTTGCGCACCGCCTCGTCCACGCAACTGATGGCCATGGCGTACGGGTCTATTTTCCCGATCTGCGGGTTGATGCCCAGGCTCAACACCAGTCCCCTGGAGTGTTTCCAGGTCATGAGGGGCTTGAGCACCACCGCATCGGAAGGGCCGTCGTCGCGCACGCCCACCAGCGGCTTGATGATCGTGCCGCCGCCCACCTCATGGTCGTAGCGGCGGATGGTATCCTCCTTAGAAGCGATGGTGGGGTGGGCGAGAAGCGCCAGCAGGGCCTGCTGTGGGGACGGGGCCGGCGTCGAGGATGGCAGGTCGGCCGGCCGGCGGCCCCGCCATACGGCTTGCAGACGCCGGCGCGGCAGGCCGTGATGCAGGAATTCCATGGAGATATCCCCCACCACCTTCTCGCCGTAGCACACCACCAGCCGGCCGCTATCGGTGAACTCCCCGATATCGGTGGCCTCCACCCCCCAGTCGCGGCATAACCGCTCCAGCTCGGGCCATTTCGCCGGCGGTACGGCCAGCACCATGCGCTCCTGCGCCTCGCTGAGCCATATCTCCCAGGGCTTCAGGCCGGGGTACTTCAGCGGCACGCGCTCCAACTGCACCCGCGCGCCCGTATGCTGTCCCATTTCGCCGACGGCGCTGGAAAGCCCGCCGGCGCCGCAGTCGGTGATGGCGTTGTACAGCCCGCGGTCGCGCGCCAGGCAGACCACCTCCATCACGTCCTTTTCCACGATGGGGTCGCCGATCTGCACGGCGGTGCCGGCCACCTGACCGGTCTCATGGGTCAGGGCCTCCGAGGAAAAGGTGGCGCCGTGCAGGCCGTCGCGCCCGGTGCGCCCCCCGATGACCACGATGCGGTCGCCGGGCTGGGCCTGCCGGCGGTGCCGGCCCTTGGGAGCAATGCCCACACAGCCCACATACACCAGTGGGTTGGCCGTGTAGCTTTTATCGTACAGGATGGCACCGCTGACGGTGGGCAGGCCAAGCTTGTTGCCGTAGTCCTCGATGCCGCTAATGACGCCGGCCTGGATGCGCCGCGGATGCAGGCTACCTGCCGGCACCTCTTCCATGGGCAGGTCCTGCGTGCCGAAGCAGAGCACATCGGTCACGGCGATGGGCCGCGCCGATACCCCAATAATGTCCCGCACCACGCCGCCGACGCCGGTGTTGGCTCCGCCGAAGGGTTCCAGCGCGCTGGGATGGTTATGGGTCTCTACCTTAAAGGAAACCTCGTACTCGTCGTCAAAGTCAATGATGCCGGCATTGTCCACGAAGGCGGAGCGCACCCAGGGTTTGCCCACCGCCTCGGTGGCCGCGCGAATGGTACTGCGGAGAAGCCCATCGATGAGCCGGCGCTGGCCGGCCTCATCCTCGAACTCGATGAGGGCCTTGAAGGTCTTGTGCACGCAGTGTTCCGACCAGGTCTGTGCCAGCGTTTCCAGTTCCAGGTCCGTAGGGGCACGCCCCAGGCCGGCGAAGTAATCGCGGATGGCGCGCATCTCCTCCAGGTTCAGCGCCAGCAGGCGCTGGCGGCTGATGGCCAGCAGTTCCTCGTCGGAAAGCCCCTTCAGCGGAATCTCCAGCGCCTCGTCCGAGGCCTCGGCAGTGCGGATGAAGGCCGGCGTCATCTCCCCCAGGTAATAGTGCTGGATGGTGGGATTGCTGAGGAGCTTCTGGGCCAGGAGATGCACGTCCGCCTCGCGCAGGTCGCCGATCAGCTCATAGCGCTGGCCGGTGGCGACCTCGATGTCGGTGATGCCCCAGATCTCGCCGGCGACCTTCACCACCTGATGCGCTACCGGGTCGGTCACCCCGGGATGCAGGCCGACCTCCACCACCCAGCCATCGCCGCGCGTCGTGGGGTGTGGGGAGGGGCCGGCGATATACTGCCAGGTTGCGGTTTCGATGACGGGATCAGCCAACAGGGAGGTGCAGAGCAGGTCGAGCTGGGAAGGTTGGAGGTTGCCGCGGATAAAGTACAGGGTCTGGAAGCGCACGTCGCGGAGCCCGGTGATACCCAGGCTTCGCGCGTCGTGAATGAGATCGCGTGCCCTGTAGGTATGCACCCGGCCGTTGGGCTGAATGGTGATCCGGTAGTACATGGCGTCGATACGCACCCTATGGTCCAGCGTGACGGATGTGGTGGATGAGGGATGCTGGCAAAAGAGAAAAAGGCCAACCTAGAGCAGTTGGCCTTCGTTGCCGGCTATCATCCTCGCAGGGGAAAGTGTAACATATCGGCGCCTGGGCGTCAAATTTGGCGAGGCCGGCTGACCTAGAAACAGCCAAGTTGGCAGGGCGTGATGCGCAGTCCCATGGCATCCGCGGTATTGCCGACCACCAGCCGCTCCACGTTCAGCTCGCGCGCGATGTCCCAGATGGTGCGGCAACTGATGCGGCCGTCCCGCTCGCGCGCCCGCAGGCGCGCCTCGATCTCGGAGTCCAGGCGCGTCATCGGCCGCAGGAGCTTGGATTTCCCCTCCGCCTTCGGCCCATAGCCGAACAGCCCAAGCTGGCAGAGGGTGATGGGTATCTGCATCTGGTTCAGCATTTCCCCCACCTTTTGGGGTGAGACATCGAGTTCCCAGGCCACCGCATGGGCGGCCGTACAGGGCATGGTATTGTCATGTGCCCGCTCGCGAATCCTCTGGGCTAAACGATCCATCCGCTTCCTCCCCTATTCATGACACATCCGATTGTAGATTAACAAAGTAGGAATCCCAGGCGGCGTCAATCAATTCGGGCGTCAGGCGCGGCGGGACCCCCCGGTAGCGCGCGATGCCGACGAGGTGTTCGATGAGGTCCCGGGGATGGCAGGCGCG is from Anaerolineae bacterium and encodes:
- the purL gene encoding phosphoribosylformylglycinamidine synthase subunit PurL yields the protein MYYRITIQPNGRVHTYRARDLIHDARSLGITGLRDVRFQTLYFIRGNLQPSQLDLLCTSLLADPVIETATWQYIAGPSPHPTTRGDGWVVEVGLHPGVTDPVAHQVVKVAGEIWGITDIEVATGQRYELIGDLREADVHLLAQKLLSNPTIQHYYLGEMTPAFIRTAEASDEALEIPLKGLSDEELLAISRQRLLALNLEEMRAIRDYFAGLGRAPTDLELETLAQTWSEHCVHKTFKALIEFEDEAGQRRLIDGLLRSTIRAATEAVGKPWVRSAFVDNAGIIDFDDEYEVSFKVETHNHPSALEPFGGANTGVGGVVRDIIGVSARPIAVTDVLCFGTQDLPMEEVPAGSLHPRRIQAGVISGIEDYGNKLGLPTVSGAILYDKSYTANPLVYVGCVGIAPKGRHRRQAQPGDRIVVIGGRTGRDGLHGATFSSEALTHETGQVAGTAVQIGDPIVEKDVMEVVCLARDRGLYNAITDCGAGGLSSAVGEMGQHTGARVQLERVPLKYPGLKPWEIWLSEAQERMVLAVPPAKWPELERLCRDWGVEATDIGEFTDSGRLVVCYGEKVVGDISMEFLHHGLPRRRLQAVWRGRRPADLPSSTPAPSPQQALLALLAHPTIASKEDTIRRYDHEVGGGTIIKPLVGVRDDGPSDAVVLKPLMTWKHSRGLVLSLGINPQIGKIDPYAMAISCVDEAVRNAVAVGADPDTIALLDNFCWGNPGRPEELGRLVRAAEGCRDAALAYQAPFISGKDSLNNEYIGPDGRPTPIPGTLLISAMSIIPDIAGAVTMALKSPGNLLFIVGETRRELAGSHYALLTGTDGAGEPPGLPQQGLERYRAVHRAMRAGLVRACHDLSEGGLAVAAAEMCIAGRLGLELDLDALPVEGALTFEERLFSESNGRLLVEVAPENRQAFLELLAGHPAAEIGRVKESGRLVIRCCGQELVNLTVEELWRYWRGAAC